TTAAGTGCACCCAACCCCGACTGGGCAGTTATTGTAATTAGCGCCATAACCTTCGATTTATTTTACAACAAAATCAATAAACAATATCTACCCATCACCCTTATACTAACTGCTTTTGCCCTAAGTATAAAATTTTCAGCCATCGCATTAATCATACTTGGCTTGTATTGCCTTTACAATAGCATACAACAAAGCAGTTTAAAAAAAATAGCTCTAAGCCTATTCTTCGCCTTTATTATTGTATCCTTACTCATTACTAAAAATATATACCAAACAGGTTACCCCGTTTACCCATACAAACCGTTAGCTATTACCCAACTCGACTATACAACTCCGCAAGAAATAGTCAGCTACTACTCAAACGGAATAAAAACATGGGCCATATCCGATAAATTTAAACCCAACGATGTGGCCGAAGTAAACAACATTAACAATTGGAGTTATATAAAAGCACTCATAAGTCGAGGAGGCATAAAAGGGTTTATCAATATTTTAATCCTGCTGATTGCCCTTTTAACCAGCGGCATTTTGCTTCTCCAACAAATAAAAAAGTATAACAGCAAACCTATATCAATACTCCATTTTGTTAATATAATAAGTATCTTAATTTGGCTGATTATAGCTCCACAATACCGTTTTGCATTACCCATGCTGCTTTTTTATATAGCCTGGATTGGTGAGTTTATAATAAACAAATACCTACCCCAATTAATTACTTTATTAAAACCACAATGGTTGCTATTCCCCACTGCTATTATGCTTATAATAACACTGGTCGGATTTGATTTAGGAGGAAACGATACCAGTAAATACATTGGGAAAATAGAAAAACTAAGCATGGCACACCTGTTAAAACCAATGCCACAATACCCGTTTCAGTATGATACTTTAGTTATAGATAAGCAACAATATTATTATACCCATAACAATAGATACTGTTGGGATGCCCCCTTGCCTTGTTTACCCGAATCGTACGAGCGTATGATAAGAACAAACTTTAATTACACCTTACAACCACGAAGTAATAACGTTACCGATGGTTTTAAATACGTAAGCATACCCAATAATTAATTCTGAAAAGAAAAGAATTAGAAACCTATATTTGCCCAAAGCCATCCATTTTTAAATATACTCGTTTTTGAAAATTTCAATTATTACAGTTGTTTTTAATAGTAAAGAAACCATTGAACAAACCATTCAATCGGTGCTGTCGCAATCCTATAAAAACATTGAATACATTATAATTGATGCACAATCTACTGATGGCACTATTGATATTATAGAACAGTACAAAGATAAAATTGCACATATAGTTTCAGAACCCGACAGCGGATTTTATGAGGGTTTAAACAAAGGCATTAAACTAGCCACTGGTGATGTAATAGGTATTTTAAATGCCGATGATCGATTTGCTGACGAAACAATAATCAGCCAGATAGCCAAACAGTTCAATGCACATCCAAACATTAATTCTATCATTGGCGATATAGCTTTTGCTGATTCAAGCAATAAAATTTCACGTTATTATTCAGGTGAAAAATTTACAGCCAACAGCTTTAAATGGGGCTTTATGCCACCACACCCTTCCTTCTATTGCAAAAGAAGTTTATTCCAAAAATTAGGCTATTACAATACTAACTATAAAATAGCCGGGGACTTTGAACTGATGCTTCGTTTTATTTGGAAACATAAAATTACCTTCCATTATTTACCACTGTTAATGGTTTATATGCGCAAAGGGGGTAAAAGCACAAGCACCATATTTACCAGCTTTTTTGTTATCAATCCCGAAGTGTACAATGCTTGTAAAATAAATAACTTACAAACAAGCTATTTCAATATATACATGAAATACTTTTTAAAAATAGGGCAATTTTTCAAACAAAAATAAATTGTAATAATGCTTACCAGGGTTATCATCAAAAAAATATTTACCACACTCATCTACCCTACTTCACTATTAGCATTAGTTAGTATTTGGTTCGTTTATTTATTGATAAAAGGAAAACCAACCAAATGGCCTAAGTATATTTTTATTGGCTTGTTCATAAGTACTCTACTCGTAACATCACAGCCCCTCAGTTCCATATTTATTAATAGTTTGGAAAACGATTATGAGTGCTTAACAGATTCAAACAAAATAAACGAAGCACAATACATTGTAGTATTAGGAGGCGGTTACTCCAAAGAAGAAAATATACCAGCCACAAGCCAGTTAAATAGTTCATCATTAGCCCGCTTAATAGAAGGTATGCGTTTAAAGAGAATAAATACCAGCGCTACCCTTATATTTTCAGGAGGTAATAATGACCACGATAACAAAGAAAGTGAAGCCGAAATTTACCAATTAGCGTACAAAACCATTAGCAATGATACAAGCTGGCAAATACTAAGTGAACGCCCGCACAATACCCGTTCAGAAGCCGATGAAACATTTAAACTAATTGGCAACAAACCCATAATTATAGTTACCACAGCCTGGCACATGCCACGTGCCATGTACTTGTTTAAGCAAGCCGGTTGTAATGCCATTGCAGCGCCTTGCGACTATTTAGCCAAAGAAATACATTATATACCCGATTTACCCAATAGCAATTCCATCAAACAATTCGAAATGGCATTTCATGAATATATTGGTATTGCAGCCTATAAATTATTAGACTAAGTTGAAAGAGTTAAAAACATTAAATAAATACTTTGTTAAATATAAATGGCATTTACTGGCAGGTATAGCCAGTGTTACCATTGCAAGTATTTTTCAAATATTACCGGCAAAATACGTTAGAGAAGCAACCAATTTAGTGGCACAAGCTTTAGAGCAGGCAAACAAACAAAACAACCACGAAGCACTTTACAACGAGCTATTCAAATTTTCAATACTCATATTAGGCTTCTCCGTTTTAAGAGGCGTGTTTATGTATTTCATGCGCCAAACATTAGTAGTAATGAGCAGGCATATTGAATACGATTTAAAAAATGAAATTTACGAAAAATACCAAACCCTTGACATGGAGTTTTATCGCCAGAACCAAACAGGCGATTTAATGAACAGGATTAGTGAAGATGTAGGCAGAGTGCGTATGTATATTGGGCCGGCTGTAATGTACACAGTCAATTTAATTATAACCTGTGCCATTACCATTTATGCCATGTTTAAAACCAATGTGCCGTTAACCTGGTACACATTAATTCCGTTACCAATTTTATCCATTACCATATTCTATGTAAACAATTTAATAGAAAAAAGAAGCGATGCCATACAAGCCAAACTAAGCGATTTAACCAGTTTTGTACAGCAAACATTTTCAGGTATCAGAGTAATTAAATCATTTGGAATAGAAAAACAATTTGAACAAGAACTCATAAACGAATCAAACGAATACAAAAGCAAACAACTCTCCATGGCCAAAGTGGATGCTTTGTTTTTTCCCGCTTTGTTTTTCCTGACAGGATTAAGTAATTTGATTGTTATTTTTATAGGAGGTATTTTAGTAGCACAAGGAAAAGAACAAATTGGTATTATCCCTGAGTTTATACTGTATGTAAATATGCTTACATGGCCGGTAACCTCACTGGGTTGGGTTAGTTCGCTGGTGCAAAGAGCATCTGCATCACAAGCAAGAATAAATGAGTTTCTAAATACAGAACCTGCCATTAAAAACAATAGCAATATTCCATTTGAATTCAACCAACAAATAGCATTTAAAAACGTAAGTTTTACCTATAACAATAAAACAAACAAAGCCATCAATAACGTTTCGTTTCAAATACAAAAAGGACAAACCTTTGGTATTTTAGGTAGTACTGGAAGTGGTAAAACAACCATAACCCAGTTGCTACTGCGTATGATAGAAGTGCAAAGCGGTGAAATATTAATAGATGGTAAAAATATAAACCAAATAAATATAGATGCTTTCAGAACCCAAATAGCATACGTACCACAAGATGTTTTTCTATTTAGCGATAGCATTAAAAACAACATAGCATTTGGTATCAATAAAAGCGAGATAAGCGAAGCCAAAATAACAAAGGCAAGCGATAATGCAGCCCTCACAGAAAACATATTACGCATGCCTAACCAGTTTGATACCGTTATTGGCGAACGCGGGGTAACCCTTTCAGGTGGCCAGAAACAACGAACAGCCATTGCACGTGCGTTAATTAAAAATGCTCCCCTGCTTATTTTCGATGATAGTTTAAGCGCACTCGATACCAAAACCGAAACCGAAATATTAGATAATATATACAGGCAAGAACAAAACAAAACCATCATCATTATCAGTCAACGTGTTTCAAGCGTTAAAAATGCCGGTCACATACTGTTTTTCGATGAAGGTGAACTAATTGAACAAGGCAATCACAGCGAATTATTACAACTAAAAGGTAGATATGCGGAACTATACGCCAAGCAAATAACCAACGAAAATGTTTTTAATTAATGCCATGTGTTAAAATGAGTACAAAGTGTGTACAAAATATTTTGTAAACATGGCTTTGGTGGCTATTTTGCGAAAGTTTAATTACGGAAAAGACTTATGGACGATTTTGAAAAAAAAGATAATCAGGAAATTTATTCTAAAAAAATAAGGGCTGGAAAAAGAACCTATTTTTTTGATGTTAAATCTACAAAAGCTAACGACTACTTTATAACCATTACTGAAAGTAAAAAAAGAATGGAAGACGGTACTTTTGTAAAACATAAAATATTCTTATACAAAGAAGATTTTAATAAATTTACAGAAGCCCTTGTTGAAACAGTAGATTATGTAAAATCAGACTTAATGCCTGAGTACAACTTTGACGAATTTACAAGAGAAGATTATAAATCAGGTTCAGAAGGACAAGAAGCTTAATAAAAATATTACTTGATAAAAACAGCTTTATGCACTTTATTTGTAATCTATTCACGCAAAAAATAATAAAACAATATAAATAAACATGAAAAATCTATTTAAATCAATAGCAATGCTAGTAATAGCTGGAAGCTTATTTGCTTCATGCTCAAAAGATGGCGATTCAGCAACTACTGCCACTACAACAGGAACAGTTGGCGATCCAACATTAACAATTACACCAACAGCTCCGGTTTCTGTACGTTTTAACGATACAATTAAAATTGGAATTACAGCTACTCCGGCAACAGGTGCTAAAATTAAAGGTATTGTTATTAGCCGTGTAGTAGCAACAGGTCTTCCAAAAATAGTTTATGGCGATTCATCTAGCACAAGTTTAGGTGATGGTGCAATTACAAGAAACTTCAATGATATCATTATAAATACAACCGGAAATATCACCGATAATATCGTTTATACTATTATAATAACAGACGATAAAGGTAAAACAGCTTCAAAAACAGTTACGGGTCAAATTATTGGTTTATACAGTTCAGGACAATTCTTATTAGGAGTTCCTGCCAATACAACCAACTTAAACAGATTCTTTGGATTTGATGGTTCACAGTCTAAAACAGTTAAATTATTTAAAGCAGGTGTTGCCACAGCTCCAGACGTTCCTAGTACTGCAGATTCAGCAACCAGAGCTCGTTTCAATGCTGATAAAATAGATATTTTATATTTTTATAATTCAGCTGGTGGTATTAGTCATGCTATTTATGCCCCAAGCTACGCATTTGCGAGTAACAGCGGATGGGAAACTGAAATTTCAAACTGGCCTACAGGATTAGCAAAAGGTACTTTATTAAAAGTAACTACATTGTCACAATCACAATTTGAAGCTCCTGATTTTAACGTAGAAGAAACTATCAAAGGAATTGACTTTACTTCAGCAACTACAGATAGAATAGTTAATTTAGCTATTGGTCAAGTAATAGGTATTAAAACTGTTGATGGAAAACGTGGTTTATTAGCTGTAATACAGGTAAGTGCCGGTACTACAGGTCAAATTACCTTTGAAACAAAATGGTTTAAATAACATCTGAACAAATTATTTAATAAAAACCGCTTCAAAACTGGAGCGGTTTTTTTATTTTATACATTATAGTAATTACATTTACACTCCATAATAACAAAGAAATCATGAAAAAAATTGCTGTATTTACATCCGGAGGCGACTCCCCAGGAATGAATGCTTGCGTTAGAGCTGTTGTAAGAACGGCCATATTTCACAATATAGAAGTAGTAGGAATAATGCGAGGATACCAAGGTATGATAGAAGGTGGCGATAACTTTGTTCCACTTACATCACGTTCAGTTGGAAACATTATTCAACGAGGCGGAACCATTTTAAAAACTTCAAGAAGTCAAGAATTTATGACCGCAGAAGGCCGTAAAAAAGCCTACGAAAATTTAAAAGTCCACGGCATAGAAGGTATAGTTTGTATTGGCGGTAATGGTACATTTACAGGAGCCGAAATATTTTACAACGAATACAAAATTCCTTCCGTTGGTGCACCGGGAACTATTGACAACGATTTATACGGAACCGATTTTACTATTGGTTTCGATACAGCTATCAACACCGCGGTAGATGCAATTGATAAAATAAGGGATACTGCCGAATCGCACGGAAGAGTTTTTTTTGTGGAAGTAATGGGCAGAGAAGCCGGTTTTATAGCATTGGCTTCAGGCATTGCCGGAGGAGCTGAAATAGTGTTACTACCCGAAGTAAAAGAAAGCCAAACAGAAATGATTGACTTTTTTAAACTACAAAGTAAAAGTAAAAAATCGTTTACCATAGCCATAGTAGCCGAAGGAAACGAAGAAGGCGGAGCCATGGCAATGGTTGAAAAAGTAAAACAACAAATTGCTGATTTCGATCCACGCGTAGTTATTTTAGGGCATATTCAGCGAGGTGGTTCACCATCCGCTTACGACAGAGTATTGGCATCGCGTTTAGGAAATGCAGCAGTTGAAGCCCTTATGCACGGGCATAAAAACGAAATGGTTGGACTCGTTCATAACCAAATTTCATTTACCAGTTTTTACGATGCAATCCATAAAACAAAACCACTTAATCCGGGATTACTAAAATTAATTGATATATTTAATTGCTAACAGCATACCCCATTATTAAAATGGGTAAGTATTAAATTATTGAATACTTGCCCGTTTTAACCTATCGTTGATAGCAAAGCCAAGTCCTTTATTAGGGAATCTTTCAGCCAATATAATATCCAAATCCAACTCATCTATTTGTTGCATAGCCGCAAACAAATTACTGGCTGCCTCTTCTAAATTATTGTTTTCCGATAATACAAATTGGTGCGCAGCAGGCACATCACCAATAAAAGAAGAGAAAGAAATAATACCCACCCTGTTTTTATTATAAGCAAGATACGCTTGCTGTAAATCATCAACCACTAACAGTTTATGATTAGGAGCATAATGTTTGGTAAGCATACCCGGGGCTACAACCTTATTATCCTTATTAGCTACAGCTATTTTTTTACCCAAAACAGCTTCAATCTCTTCAATAGCCAATCCGCCAAAGCGCAATACCATTGGCTCCTCTTCCAAAAACGATACAATGGTCGATTCCAAACCAACAGTACAATTACCCCCATCTAAAATATAATCTATTTTATTACCCAGATTCTTTGCCACATGCAAAGCACTCGTTGGGCTCACAAATCCGCTTGGGTTGGCACTTGGTGCAGCCAAAGGAAAATCAAGTAATGCTAATAACTGTAATGTTAATGGATGATTAGGTACCCTGATAGCAACCGCTCCGGTACCTGCAGTTACCACATCAGGTATATACTCATTAGCCTTTACAACCAATGTTAACGGACCTGGCCAAAAATGAGTACTTAGTTTTTTTGCCTCAGCAGGAATGGTTAAACCCCAGTTTTCAAAACGCAACAATGAGTTACTATGAATAATAAGCGGGTTAAACTGAGGCCTGTTTTTTGTTTTATAAATATTTAATACTGCAGAAGTATTAAAAGCATTTGCTGCCAAACCATATACGGTTTCAGTGGGTATGGCTACTAACTTATTATCAGTAAGCAGTTCAGCCGCAAATGCTATATCAGTTCCTATTTGCAAGATAACTTAAAACAATCCGTTTAGCTCAGCCTGTATTTTATCAATTACTTTACCTAAATCCTCAGGGCGTTCAGCATAGTTCAAATCATCCACCTCAATAATTAAATGACGGGGTTTGTAAGTGCTAATCCATGCTTCATAGCGCTCATTCAAACGTTTCAAATAATCCAAACGAATACTGTCTTCATATTCGCGGCCCCTTTTCTGGATATTATTAACCAAAGTGGGAATAGAAGCCCTCAGGTAAATCATTAAATCAGGCGCTTTAATAGTATGGTTAAGCGATTCAAACATTTTTTGGTACGTTTCAAAATCGCGCGTACTCATTAAACCCATTGAGTGTAAGTTAGGTGCAAAAATATTAGCATCCTCATATATCGTTCTATCTTGAATAATATTCTTTTTACCCTTTTGTAATTGTAAAATGGTGCTGTACCTGCTATTTAAAAAATAAATTTGCAAATTAAAACTCCAGCGTTGCATATCCTCATAAAAATCAGATATGTAAGGATTGTCCTCTACATCTTCATAATGAGGTTCAAAGTTGTAATGTTTACTTAAAAGCGTAGTTAGAGTTGTTTTTCCCGACCCAATATTTCCAGCAATAGCTAAATGCATATTTTTTCCTAATTTAATAAGTCACGAGTTTAGAGTATTAACAACAAATGATTTAAACACAGTTTCAACAAAACAATTTTTACGGTATAGTTATTGAAAACATAGTAAGTTAACATGGCAAAATATATTACTTTGCGCAATCATTTTTACTGAATGAAAAAACTTAATAAATTAATTGTAGGCAGCTTTTTCCGAACCTTCTTCCCCACCTTTGTGGTAGTTATGTTCATATTACTCATGCAGTTTGTTTGGTTATATGTTGATGAATTAATTGGTAAAGGTTTAGATTGGCAGGTTATAGCCGAGTTACTTTTCTACTGGTCAGCCTCACTTATTCCGCAAGCCATGCCATTAGCAGTTTTATTGGCTTCCATTATGACATTTGGTAACTTAGGCGAAACCTACGAGTTAGTTGCCGCAAAAGCAGCAGGGGTTTCCATCTGGAAAATGTTCCGCCCCATGTACACCGTTATGTTAGGAGTAGCCATTTTTGGTATTTTTGTTTCCAATATATTAATTCCTGAAGCCAATTTAAAAAGCCGTTCCCTGTTATATGATGTAAGAGAAAAGAAACCCGCACTGGCCATTACCGAAGGCGTATTTTACAGCGGTATTCAAGGTATAACATTACGCATAGGCAAAAAAAATAAAACAACCCAGGAAATGCATGACATTATTATTTACGACAGGCGTAATAATATGAACCATGCAACAGTTATATCAGCACAAAAAGGCACCATGACCCTAAGTGAAGATGGACGGTTTTTATTTTTCACCCTATATGAAGGTGCCCGATATGAGGAAATGGAAACACAAAAAGATTATTACAGAACTTTTCCTCACGCTACTACGTATTTTAGTAAAGAAAAAATAACTTTCGATTTAGCCCTGTTTAAATTTAACAGAACGGACGAAGATTTATTTAAGCACAATTACGAAATGCTAAACATTATGGAATTACAATATTACAGCGACTCTATAAAGACAGTAAAATACAGAAAGGCCATTGAACTAAAAGAGTTTGTAAAACCATACTATTACTGGCTAAAAAAAGATTCCGTACAAAGTGCTATGGCATTTGCCCCAATAGTTGATACAGCAAAAACCATTTTAGGGTTAATTCATCCATCAGTTAAGAATAATATTATTACCAGTGCAGAGAGTAATGCACGCGCTATTAAAAACATAGTAGCCTATTCCGTTAACGAACGTCAGGATATAAAAAAGAGCGCAGCCCGTTACGATATAGAATGGCATAAAAAATTAGTACTAGCCATAGCCTGTATAGTTATGTTTTTTATTGGTGCGCCATTAGGTTCCATTATACGCAAAGGCGGTTTTGGTTTACCCGTAGTAGTATCCATACTATTATATTTAACCTACCACATTATTTCGTTAAGTGGCGAAAAAGCAGCCAAAACAATGGCTTGGTCACCCTTTTCAGGTATTTGGATTGGTGTAATCATATTAACCCCATTAGGTTTCTTTCTAACCTTTCAGGCAAGTAACGATAGTGCCTTGTTTGATAAATCAGCATACGTTAGTTTAATAAAACGTTTTTCAAAAAAACAAAAATAAAGTACATGAATATTTTACAAATAACGCCACGTTTTCCTTGGCCTTTAAAAGATGGGGGTGCACTATGCTACTACAACTATTCAAAAGGTTACGAGCAAGCTGGAATTAATTTAACAATAGCCTCGTTAAATACTTCAAAACACTTTATAACCTACGATGAATTACCAGAGCATGTAAAAGCATTAGGCGATATACATTTAACCTTTGTCGATAACCAGATAAAACCCGTTGATGCATTTTTAAATTTATTCAGCGATGATTCATACCACGTACAAAGATTTGTTTCCAAAGAATTTGAAGAACAACTAATAGAATTATGTCAGACAAAAACATTTGATGTAGTAGTATTTGAAACCATTTTTGTAGCACCGTATCTGGACATTATTCAAAAGTATAGCAAAGCAAAATGCATATTGCGACAACACAATGTGGAGTACCAAATTTGGCAATCATTAGCCAATATAGAAACCAACATAGTAAAAAAATGGTACCTGAATTTATTAGCCAAACGACTGTATAAATTTGAAGTAGAACAGTTAAATAAGTTCGATGGCATTTTAGCTATTACCGTACAAGATGCCAATTCGTTTAGAAGCACAGGATGTAAAAAACCAATACACATTTCACCTTTCGGTATCAATTTAGAAAAATTAGTAGTTGATAATTCACAACTTGAGATGCCAAGCCTTTTCCATATTGGCTCTATGGATTGGATGCCTAATCAGGAAGCCATGAAATGGTTTATTCAAAACGTTTGGTACGACATCAGTCAGAAATATACCGAGTTAAAATTTTACCTGGCAGGGCGTAATATTCCAACCTCATTTTTTGATTACAACAACCAAAACCATATTGCTGTTTTAGGTGAAATTGATGATGCTATTCGTTTCATGAACGAAAAAGCCATTATGGTAGTACCCCTGTTTTCAGGTAGCGGAATACGAGTAAAAATACTCGAAGGAATGGGGCTTGGTAAATGTATTATATCAACCACACTCGGTGCCCAAGGTATAGAAGTAATAGATGGTATACATATATTAATAGCCAATACAGCCGAAGAGTTTAAAGAAAAAATAAGCTACCTGATAGATAATCCGGACGAAATAACAAAGATTGGAAACAAAGCTTTAGAGTTGGCTAAAGAAAAATACGACAACAAAAAAATAATAGCGAATACCTTACAGTTTTACGAAAGCATAAACAAAATCTAAGCGTATACTTTAGCGTTACATTTTAACGTAATCTTATTCGTCTGCCCTTTTTAATTTTACTCTTTTTCGATAGTTTATTTAGTTTAGCTAAACGCTTAACAGGTATGCCGTAAGCATGTGCAATTTTCAAAAGCGTATCGCCTCTGCGTGCTTTTATATATTTAGGAATTTTAGCTTTAAGCTTTGCCGACTTTACTTCATACAAGTGTTTAAAGCACGATTGGTCAATTTGTAAAGTATCAGAAAGCAATGAGCCCGAAGGAAAATTAACCAAGCGGTTAGGATTAATCTTTTCCCCTTTAAAACGTACTTCAAAATGTAAATGCGGCCCTGTAGACCTACCGGTACTTCCGGCTAAGCCAATTATATCCGATGCCTTTACCGTTTGCCCAACATAACAAAGCAATTGAGAGAAATGAGCATATAAAGTTTCCAAACCATTATCATGTCTAATCAATACCATGTAACCGTAGTCCGAGCTTTTTTTAGCAATACGCACCACACCACCAAACGCAGCATAAACCGGATCGCCAATATCCATTCTTACATCAACACCAAAATGAAACTTTAAACGCCTCCCCCAGTTTCTAAAACCAAACGTTGAACTTAAGTCGCCAATTGCTGGCGGATGAAAACCACAACCATCACTTACCAATGGTAAAACAATGGTATCAATCATGCCTTTTAAATCAATTTTATAAGGATTGATTACAACAGTATCCCATATAGCGTAAAAAGTATTAGCAGGAGCATTGCTTGTATCAAAGTTAAAATTACGCGGACGCAAAAAATCCCAGTAAGGACCATCATTTTCAACTACCACACTGTCATACTCCCGGGCTTCCTCCTCGCCTTCCGTATCCTCTTCCTCCTCTTCCGTTTCCAGCACATCAGTACTA
This DNA window, taken from Bacteroidota bacterium, encodes the following:
- a CDS encoding M23 family metallopeptidase, with the translated sequence MIKRIFFILTIGLFFTGMASAQVEINEPDSTDVLETEEEEEDTEGEEEAREYDSVVVENDGPYWDFLRPRNFNFDTSNAPANTFYAIWDTVVINPYKIDLKGMIDTIVLPLVSDGCGFHPPAIGDLSSTFGFRNWGRRLKFHFGVDVRMDIGDPVYAAFGGVVRIAKKSSDYGYMVLIRHDNGLETLYAHFSQLLCYVGQTVKASDIIGLAGSTGRSTGPHLHFEVRFKGEKINPNRLVNFPSGSLLSDTLQIDQSCFKHLYEVKSAKLKAKIPKYIKARRGDTLLKIAHAYGIPVKRLAKLNKLSKKSKIKKGRRIRLR